TGCCGGCACTACGAATATAAAAATGGCGAATACTAACTGTATTACAGTACCCCACAAAATGACCCGCCAGTTGATGACCCTTCTGTCTGCTGAAAACGCCCAGGCCACCAGCATCAGGATAAATATTCCAGAAAAACTTATGAGGTTATACATTAAGTCTGCCTCCTTACATTAGATTCCCTGTGGTTTTGCCACAGGGAAGATTAATTGGGAGTTCTAAGACCGGCCTGCAGGTAATATTATATATAAAACAAAAGAGGGTGTCTCTAAAAAAAGAGACACCCTCTTTAAAAAAAAGTTTATAACATTTATTTTGAGAAAGGATACCCTGCTACCCAGTTGGCCGGGTCTTGTACTTCAAGGCTTTCCGGATCCTGCACCTGAGTATGGTACCCAACCCGTACGTTATGGTCTTTTTTAACTTTTTTTGCGTTTTTATAGTATCTGAAAGAACCATTGTTGCCATTCACGGAACTATCTCTGACGGTAGAACCTCCGCCTTCGTTAAACTTTAAATAAGTTGCTAAAGCGGCTGTGATTTTGCATGAACCTTCACCCTTAAGTTCCTGATTCATACATTCTTTGATTAGACTTTGTGTTCTTGCCTCTTTCCACAGTCTTATTTCGTCAATTGTGCCTTTAAACCAGTGTTTTATGCCCGGATGCGTCTCTGACTTGTCTTTTCCTCCGATTGTTTCTTCCGGTGTAATGCACTGATTTGCTCCAATGAAAAGAGATCCGGAATCAACCATTGCAGAAACGCCGGTTTTGCGATTTGGATGGTTACTATCCGCCCCTTCCAGCGGATTGCCGTCAACATAAACCGTAATTGTTCCGGTACTTACATCAAGTACTCCTGCTACATGGTGCCACCCATTGGTAAGGTCAGACGGCGTGTATGCAGTGGCGGCATACCATGCGCCGTTGCTTTTGACAGCAAATTTTACGCAGTTATAATCGGCATTGTCATGGCAGCCCTCGGATGCATTTGGGGAAGCGCCTTTCCAGAGATACAGCACAAAACCATCGCTTGTAACTCTTGCGGCAAGATTCCCGGCTGCTAAAATTACCCCTGGAATTTTTTCAGGCTTTATCCATGCCTCTATAGTTATGCTTGTATTCTTGAAGTCAAAACCTAAAGGGTATAATCTCGGGTCAGAGAGGGAAACAAGATTATACCAGTAAGTATAATCATCGTTGGAAACTTGTGAACCCGGGAAGTAGAGCGCAGAATTTCCTTTATCACCGGCATAACTTATACCGGTAACACCTACAGCAAAAACAAGAATCAATAGTATGGTGAATATTTTTTTGTACTGTTTCATCAGAACTCCCTCCTCCTGTAAATTTTAGAATGCCGCTATGCCCCATGGGCAAAAGCCCCTGTAAGATTTCATGCCTGTCAGGGGAATTGTAGACGTTACCTTATTTGCC
This DNA window, taken from Nitrospirota bacterium, encodes the following:
- a CDS encoding LamG domain-containing protein; protein product: MKQYKKIFTILLILVFAVGVTGISYAGDKGNSALYFPGSQVSNDDYTYWYNLVSLSDPRLYPLGFDFKNTSITIEAWIKPEKIPGVILAAGNLAARVTSDGFVLYLWKGASPNASEGCHDNADYNCVKFAVKSNGAWYAATAYTPSDLTNGWHHVAGVLDVSTGTITVYVDGNPLEGADSNHPNRKTGVSAMVDSGSLFIGANQCITPEETIGGKDKSETHPGIKHWFKGTIDEIRLWKEARTQSLIKECMNQELKGEGSCKITAALATYLKFNEGGGSTVRDSSVNGNNGSFRYYKNAKKVKKDHNVRVGYHTQVQDPESLEVQDPANWVAGYPFSK